A stretch of Vigna angularis cultivar LongXiaoDou No.4 chromosome 4, ASM1680809v1, whole genome shotgun sequence DNA encodes these proteins:
- the LOC108330334 gene encoding uncharacterized protein LOC108330334: MRMLLQGSDTPITWDLFKKKFYTEYFLDSVRFAKEIEFLQLVQGNMKFQNALRGDVKLLVMALCIKEFPASVERARVLEKTKEEMKKQSFRRCSLCGKDGHFERDCSIDVRSGLRPVQSQQRGGDRPQTIGRVYAMSGAKEAGSCSLIISSCVFLGRVCCVLFDSGATHSFVSEACMQELGLLVKELQYDLVVFTSAYGLVKTFSMWMDWLSVNHILIDYGKKKLLFSEVAESELLSTGQRKCLDYLLREVEFSIDLVPGA; this comes from the exons ATGAGGATGCTCCTTCAAGGCAGCGATACTCCTATTACATGGGATTTATTCAAGAAAAAGTTCTACACAGAGTACTTTCTAGATAGTGTGAGATTTGCAAAGGAGATTGAATTTCTTCAGTTGGTGCAAGGAAACAT GAAATTTCAAAATGCGTTGAGAGGTGATGTTAAGCTTTTGGTCATGGCTTTGTGTATCAAGGAGTTTCCAGCCTCGGTGGAGAGGGCTAGAGTACTTGAGAAGACCaaagaagagatgaagaagCAGA GCTTTAGGAGATGCAGTCTTTGTGGAAAAGATGGACATTTTGAGAGGGATTGTTCAATAGATGTGAGATCAGGACTTAGACCGGTGCAGTCACAACAGAGGGGAGGTGACAGACCTCAGACTATAGGTAGAGTTTACGCCATGTCTGGGGCAAAGGAAGCTGGGTCATGTAGTCTTATTATCAGCAGTTGTGTGTTCCTTGGTAGAGTTTGTTGTGTATTGTTTGATTCTGGAGCGACACACTCCTTTGTGTCAGAAGCTTGTATGCAAGAGTTGGGGTTACTAGTTAAAGAGCTGCAGTATGACCTTGTGGTGTTTACTTCAGCATATGGGTTGGTTAAGACATTTTCTATGT GGATGGATTGGTTGTCTGTCAATCACATTCTTATAGACTATGGAAAGAAGAAGTTATTGTTTTCTGAGGTTGCGGAGTCAGAGTTGTTGTCTACAGGGCAG AGGAAGTGCCTGGATTACCTCCTCAGAGAGGTTGAATTCTCTATTGATCTGGTGCCTGGTGCATGA
- the LOC108330333 gene encoding uncharacterized protein LOC108330333, whose amino-acid sequence MSLTSVKMSEEVWLSCLTHALSTETEEIMGLLFGDIQKRSDRRKDRVETDPELLAAAIALAERMTIATGTTTRVIGWYHSHPHITVLPSHVDVKTQATYQLLDSGFIGLIFSCFSEDVNKVGRIQVIAFQSYDGRQNQLSGPIPLSLVNRSPIIDIDSSPSSSENLSIRHGYFKAESSL is encoded by the exons ATGTCGCTAACGAGCGTGAAAATGTCGGAAGAAGTGTGGTTAAGTTGCCTCACTCATGCATTGTCCACTGAAACCGAAGAGATTATGGGTCTTCTTTTTGGGGACATTCAG AAGAGGTCTGATCGGCGAAAGGATCGAGTGGAAACCGACCCTGAGCTCTTGGCCGCTGCAATTGCCCTCGCTGAGCGAATGACCATAGCCACTGGAACTACGACAAGGGTAATTGGTTGGTACCATTCACACCCGCACATTACAGTTCTCCCTTCCCATGTTGATGTAAAAACCCAGGCAACGTACCAGCTTCTTGACTCTGGATTTATTGGCTTGATTTTTTCTTGTTTCAGTGAAGATGTAAACAAG GTTGGAAGAATTCAAGTAATTGCTTTCCAGTCATATGATGGGAGGCAGAATCAGTTATCAGGACCTATACCTTTATCTCTTGTAAATAGAAGCCCTATTATCGATATCGATTCATCGCCAAGTTCTTCAGAGAATTTATCAATAAGACATGGTTACTTCAAGGCAGAGAGCTCTTTGTAG
- the LOC108332087 gene encoding serine/arginine-rich splicing factor SR34A isoform X1 — protein MSGRFSRTIYVGNLPSDIRESEIEDLFYKYGRIMDIELKIPPRPPCYCFVEFDNARDAEDAIRGRDGYNFDGCRLRVELAHGGRGPSSSDRRGYGGSGGAGAGAGAGGGRFGISRHSEFRVIVRGLPSSASWQDLKDHMRKAGDVCFAEVSRDSEGTFGIVDYTNYDDMKYAIRKLDDTEFRNPWARAYIRVRKYESSRSRSRSRSPRSPSRSRSPKRARSRSLERSVSRSRSRSRSASPIKSSRPRSRSRSGSPRQVLSGSG, from the exons ATGAGTGGCCGGTTTTCTCGCACAATTTACGTCGGCAACCTGCCTTCTGACATCAGAGAGTCAGAAATTGAAGATCTCTTCTACAAG TATGGTCGTATAATGGATATTGAATTGAAGATTCCTCCCCGCCCTCCATGTTATTGTTTTGTTGag TTTGATAATGCTCGAGATGCTGAAGATGCAATTCGAGGTAGAGATGGATACAACTTTGATGGTTGTCGGTTACGG GTGGAACTTGCTCATGGCGGTAGAGGACCATCGTCAAGTGATCGACGTGGATATGGAGGAAGTGGTGGGGCTGGGGCTGGGGCTGGGGCTGGTGGGGGTCGTTTTGGCATCTCACGCCATTCTGAATTTCGAG TTATTGTTCGGGGACTCCCATCTTCTGCATCCTGGCAAGATTTGAAG GATCATATGCGAAAAGCTGGTGATGTTTGTTTTGCTGAGGTTTCTCGTGATAGTGAAG GGACTTTTGGCATTGTTGATTACACTAATTATGACGACATGAAGTATGCT ATTCGCAAACTGGATGACACCGAGTTTAGAAATCCTTGGGCGCGAGCCTATATTCGG GTGAGAAAGTATGAGAGTAGTCGTTCTAGGAGCCGCAGCAGAAGCCCCAGAAGCCCCAGCAGGAGTAGGAGTCCGAAAAGGGCCAGAAG TAGATCCTTGGAGCGTTCTGTGTCTAGGTCACGATCTAGATCACGATCAGCATCACCAATCAAATCTTCAAG GCCAAGATCACGCTCACGGTCTGGATCTCCTCGCCag GTGCTGTCAGGTAGTGGATGA
- the LOC108332087 gene encoding serine/arginine-rich splicing factor SR34A isoform X2 yields MSGRFSRTIYVGNLPSDIRESEIEDLFYKYGRIMDIELKIPPRPPCYCFVEFDNARDAEDAIRGRDGYNFDGCRLRVELAHGGRGPSSSDRRGYGGSGGAGAGAGAGGGRFGISRHSEFRVIVRGLPSSASWQDLKDHMRKAGDVCFAEVSRDSEGTFGIVDYTNYDDMKYAIRKLDDTEFRNPWARAYIRVRKYESSRSRSRSRSPRSPSRSRSPKRARRSLERSVSRSRSRSRSASPIKSSRPRSRSRSGSPRQVLSGSG; encoded by the exons ATGAGTGGCCGGTTTTCTCGCACAATTTACGTCGGCAACCTGCCTTCTGACATCAGAGAGTCAGAAATTGAAGATCTCTTCTACAAG TATGGTCGTATAATGGATATTGAATTGAAGATTCCTCCCCGCCCTCCATGTTATTGTTTTGTTGag TTTGATAATGCTCGAGATGCTGAAGATGCAATTCGAGGTAGAGATGGATACAACTTTGATGGTTGTCGGTTACGG GTGGAACTTGCTCATGGCGGTAGAGGACCATCGTCAAGTGATCGACGTGGATATGGAGGAAGTGGTGGGGCTGGGGCTGGGGCTGGGGCTGGTGGGGGTCGTTTTGGCATCTCACGCCATTCTGAATTTCGAG TTATTGTTCGGGGACTCCCATCTTCTGCATCCTGGCAAGATTTGAAG GATCATATGCGAAAAGCTGGTGATGTTTGTTTTGCTGAGGTTTCTCGTGATAGTGAAG GGACTTTTGGCATTGTTGATTACACTAATTATGACGACATGAAGTATGCT ATTCGCAAACTGGATGACACCGAGTTTAGAAATCCTTGGGCGCGAGCCTATATTCGG GTGAGAAAGTATGAGAGTAGTCGTTCTAGGAGCCGCAGCAGAAGCCCCAGAAGCCCCAGCAGGAGTAGGAGTCCGAAAAGGGCCAGAAG ATCCTTGGAGCGTTCTGTGTCTAGGTCACGATCTAGATCACGATCAGCATCACCAATCAAATCTTCAAG GCCAAGATCACGCTCACGGTCTGGATCTCCTCGCCag GTGCTGTCAGGTAGTGGATGA